In Chelonia mydas isolate rCheMyd1 chromosome 7, rCheMyd1.pri.v2, whole genome shotgun sequence, the sequence TGTTTCATAGACCAGGCAATGAGTGCATTACAGTCTAATTTGCAGAGATGTAGTCTTGTGAATGCATTTAACAGGAGTTATAATTCTCTAAACTATGATTCACAGGATTCAAGGGTTCAGGGCATTTCTGTCAAAATGGTTCAGTGAAAAATTCATCTTTCTTCCATCCTCCGCTCATACTGTCTCTCCGACCGTTTCCTACGGTAAACATCATCTGCCGTGAAGAGATTCTTTGATTATTTGCTTGAGATTTTAGGAAGAGTCAAACAATCTTCCAAGAACAAAATCCTAAATTTGTGAATTTTGACACTTAAGAGCTTTCAGAGCTAGTTTCCATTTGTAGATGCTGACAAGAACTTAAAAGAATGAGTTAATGAGTCTAATCTaccctatttaaaaaataaattctcacTTCCATCTTGCCCTGAATTGCTGTTTTACCCAAGAGagaatatacatttaaaaaaaatttctatacCTGAAATATGATGCACACATACCTTCCCATGGAaacaactaaatttaaaaaaatatataatctgGCCCTGTTTGaaggcagggccagattaaggtaTAGGTCTGTGCCTAGGTTCCTAGTTCCTGGAATATCACAAAGGCTTCAAAATctcagcttcatttaaaaaaacaaaacacaaaacctgTTTTCTAGATCTGATCCTTacaaagaaaagactgaaaatgtAACTTGAGTGTAACTAACACAGTAAAGTCTACCTGCATGTGCTGACAGCCTGAAACAGCTCAGCTGTGAGCTGCTCCACAGAATGAAGCGTTGACTCTGAAAACCACTGTTGTGGGGGGCCCTAGTGACACCACACCAGCAAAGGACTGTGAGAAGGGGGTCTTTGATTGCCACGGCTCAATCACAGCTCTGCTGGAATGGTGTTAGCAACCCCCACCCTCCAGGTTTATGAAGACTGAAGTCTTCCTcctttgggtggtggtggtgcctgTCTCCCCACAGCGGACATCTTGTTTGGGTGGCACTTGCCACTTGAGAGGAAGCTGCATGGTACACAGGGCATGGTCATGGTATGCAGGCACAAGCTAGAAACCACCTATCTATCACCTAACTCATGCCACAGAATGCCTAAGCCCCCATGTTGCCTTAATATGGTCCTGTCTGAACTTCTAATTCATAATAAATACCCATGACCAGATGAGTTCCTGCAAGGGAAAACAATGATTAATGATCAGTTTTACTATGTATGCCTGTTTTTCACAAAAACAACCAGTTTGTGAACAAGTAAAACTGCAAAATTAAGTGAGCCAGTTCGGCCTTTCGCGCATCATCATTTAGGTATGTGACATTCCTGTTATATGGAAGAAAATAAACTCATCTGCAGAAACGCAAAGGATGCTTTCTAATTAACatggttttcttcacaacctACCATACAGCAGTAGTGCCAGTGGAAGATTTACatgcaaaacaaaccaaccaaccccctAAAAGCACCTAATGTGAGACATCGAACTGGGCAAATATATTAGTTTTCAGCTCTGGAAATGATATATTTAGATGtttgcaaatgtagaaaacatcaggATATGTGAAGTATAATGGATAGTTGCATCATACCAAACAGCAACACTGAAATGTTACttagttcctctttctgaaatgCCCCTATATACAAATTTAATGAggcttctttatttaaaaaaaaaacaaaaacctaattCATTGCTTTCATAGAGTTTACTTGGGTAAACAGCTACTTACTGAGAGGAAGGCACTTTAATGTAACTCATTAATCTTTCAGGTGTACAATAGCCGAATTAATGTTTTATCTTAAATTGCAGCTGGATTAAAAGTGTGACACTCAATATGCTGGATTACTACCCTCATACTGACAAACTGCTTTGCTTGGATGGTTCTGATTCTACTACTGACAGGGCTTTAGGTGAGTGTCTTCAGCTGGTCTCAGGCAAAAACAGAACCTGCAATGGCAAATCTTAGAATATAAAATACAGAGCAACtagttttcagatttttaaaaatgtaatgggcGTTTAAAGTTTAAGGATACTCTTTGTTAAAGTGGATGCTAATTGTTTGTTACTTAAAATCTTAAATTGgactttaaatttttttaaactaactctAATGAAAGCTGCTGCTATGTAAACAAAAATAGCACTGGTGTGCTCTAGCATGCCTACGGGGATTTAGTTAATAAAAGCTATAGTTTATAGGTCAGAAAAATGAAATGTGCATCCTGGAATAGTAGAATATTTTGGATAGTAGATCATTGGTAACAGTGTGCAAGTTGCAGAGATGGGCAATCCCACTTCACTAGAAAAGAAGATATTGGATCCAAAAGTGGAATATGTGCAACTTGACAATACTCTCCTGCCACTTACAAAATGTCTCTTCGCCAAGCCGGACATTGATCATAAACCACTCCATGGCTCCCCcaaggagaaagaagaaaggaaggaatcTGTACATGCCAAAGTGCTGCTTTCCAGGCACCAGCTGCAAGAGGTATCTTATTTTTCTCCTCACCAGCATTTCAGGGATGACAATAGGGTCTTACCTCCACCCCCAAACAAGCTGAAAGAAAGAAGAGTTGTGGAGTCAAATAAAGTGTTTACCAGCCCAAACACAACCAacccctggtttcagagtaacagccatgttagtctgtatttgcaaaaagaaaaggagtacttgtggcaccttagagactaactaatttatctgagcataaacttatgctcaaataaattggttagtctctaa encodes:
- the SMIM4 gene encoding small integral membrane protein 4, which produces MLVRRKIRYLLQLVPGKQHFGMYRFLPFFFLLGGAMEWFMINVRLGEETFYDVYRRKRSERQYERRMEER